One part of the Segnochrobactrum spirostomi genome encodes these proteins:
- a CDS encoding APC family permease has product MTTVVSGAEPVSSSSTLHRAIDWKGAFWVASGVPALVLFSIGGIAGTTGTLAFLIWTFSMIMGFIQSFTYAEIAGLFPNKSGGASIYGAAAWVRYSKLIAPLSVWCNWFAWSPVLSLGCSIAAAYILNAFAPIPAADSPAVVSWLAAHGATLTGSDADKAAAAIAALTPGIRGWTLFAHSLGPVSFSLNASFFIGAVLMLITFAIQHRGILGTANVQKWIGLLVIVPMAIVGVIPLLTGQVSASNFSPLVPLAAAYAPDPGHWNIAGWTLVLGGMFIAAWSTYGFETAVCYTSEFRNPEKDTFKAIFYSGLLCLALFILVPFTFQGVLGLNGMLATPIVDGSGVAEAMAKMVGGGALVQSILVMLMILALLLSIMTAMAGSSRTLYQGSVDGWLPRYLSHVNAHGAPTRAMWTDLVVNLIVLAIACADATSFFFILAVSNCGYIIFNFLNLNAGWIHRIDSSHVPRPYRAPTFVLALGGLFAFVNAMFMGAGAKVWNGSALWAGLITAALIIPVFWYRHYVQDGGKFPHEMEEDLHVGGPRDKTERKAGILPYLTLAGGIAVVLISNWVFTI; this is encoded by the coding sequence ATGACCACCGTCGTCTCGGGTGCCGAGCCCGTATCAAGTTCTTCGACGCTCCACCGCGCGATCGATTGGAAAGGCGCGTTCTGGGTGGCGAGCGGCGTGCCCGCGCTCGTCCTGTTCTCGATCGGCGGCATCGCCGGCACCACGGGCACGCTCGCTTTCCTGATCTGGACGTTCTCCATGATCATGGGCTTCATCCAGTCGTTCACCTACGCGGAGATCGCCGGCCTCTTTCCGAACAAGTCGGGCGGCGCCTCGATCTACGGTGCGGCGGCCTGGGTGCGCTATTCCAAGCTGATCGCGCCCTTGTCGGTGTGGTGCAACTGGTTCGCCTGGTCGCCCGTGCTCTCGCTCGGCTGCTCGATCGCCGCGGCCTATATCCTCAACGCCTTCGCGCCGATCCCGGCCGCCGATTCGCCGGCGGTGGTGAGCTGGCTCGCCGCGCACGGCGCGACGCTGACCGGCAGCGACGCCGACAAGGCGGCCGCGGCGATCGCCGCGCTGACCCCCGGCATCCGCGGCTGGACGTTGTTCGCCCATAGCCTCGGCCCGGTCTCGTTCTCGCTCAACGCCTCGTTCTTCATCGGCGCGGTCCTGATGCTGATCACCTTCGCGATCCAGCATCGCGGCATTCTCGGCACCGCGAACGTGCAGAAGTGGATCGGCCTCCTCGTCATCGTGCCGATGGCGATCGTCGGCGTCATTCCGCTCCTCACCGGGCAGGTCAGCGCCTCGAACTTCTCGCCGCTGGTGCCGCTCGCCGCCGCCTACGCGCCGGACCCCGGCCACTGGAACATCGCCGGCTGGACGCTCGTCCTCGGCGGCATGTTCATCGCCGCCTGGTCGACCTACGGCTTCGAGACGGCGGTCTGCTACACGAGCGAGTTCCGCAATCCGGAGAAGGACACCTTCAAGGCGATCTTCTATTCGGGCCTCCTGTGCCTCGCTCTGTTCATCCTGGTGCCGTTCACCTTCCAGGGCGTGCTCGGCCTCAACGGCATGCTGGCGACCCCGATCGTGGACGGCTCCGGCGTCGCCGAGGCGATGGCCAAAATGGTCGGCGGCGGCGCGTTGGTACAGTCGATCCTCGTGATGCTCATGATCCTGGCGCTCCTGCTCTCGATCATGACCGCCATGGCCGGCTCCTCGCGCACCCTTTACCAGGGCTCGGTTGACGGCTGGCTGCCGCGCTATCTGAGCCACGTGAACGCCCACGGTGCGCCGACCCGCGCGATGTGGACCGACCTCGTCGTCAACCTGATCGTGCTCGCCATCGCCTGCGCCGACGCCACCTCGTTCTTCTTCATCCTGGCGGTGTCGAACTGCGGCTACATCATCTTCAACTTCCTCAACCTCAATGCCGGCTGGATCCATCGGATCGATTCGTCCCATGTTCCGCGGCCCTACCGCGCGCCGACCTTCGTGCTCGCGCTCGGCGGCCTGTTCGCCTTCGTGAATGCGATGTTCATGGGCGCCGGCGCCAAGGTGTGGAACGGGTCGGCCTTGTGGGCCGGTCTCATCACCGCCGCGCTGATCATCCCGGTGTTCTGGTACCGCCATTATGTCCAGGACGGCGGCAAGTTCCCGCACGAGATGGAGGAGGATCTCCACGTCGGCGGCCCGCGTGACAAGACCGAGCGCAAGGCGGGGATCCTCCCTTATCTGACGCTCGCCGGCGGCATCGCGGTGGTGCTCATCTCGAACTGGGTCTTCACCATCTGA
- the folD gene encoding bifunctional methylenetetrahydrofolate dehydrogenase/methenyltetrahydrofolate cyclohydrolase FolD: MSARIIDGKAEAAKLRARVAEEAAALKRDHGIVPGLAVVLVGDNPASEVYVRNKAAQTREAGMNSFEFRLPAETTEAALLALVADLNARADVHGILVQLPLPAHIAADKVLDAIAPDKDVDGFHPMNAGLLATGRAALAPCTPLGCVILAKTVHERLRGLNVVVVGRSTIVGRPAAQLFLKEDCTVTIAHSATKDLPAVCRSADILVVAVGRPLMVKGDWVKPGATVLDVGINRVEKPEGGTRLVGDVDFESAKSVAGAITPVPGGVGPMTIACLLANTLTCARMASGLAAAA; encoded by the coding sequence ATGAGCGCGCGCATCATCGACGGCAAGGCGGAAGCCGCGAAGCTCCGCGCCCGCGTGGCCGAGGAAGCCGCGGCCCTGAAGCGGGACCACGGCATCGTCCCCGGCCTCGCCGTCGTGCTCGTCGGCGACAACCCGGCGAGCGAGGTCTATGTCCGCAACAAGGCGGCGCAGACCCGCGAGGCGGGGATGAACTCGTTCGAGTTCCGCTTGCCGGCGGAGACCACGGAGGCGGCGCTGCTCGCGCTCGTCGCCGACCTCAACGCCCGCGCCGACGTCCACGGCATTCTCGTCCAACTGCCGCTGCCGGCCCACATCGCCGCCGACAAGGTGCTCGACGCGATCGCGCCGGACAAGGACGTGGACGGCTTCCATCCGATGAACGCGGGGCTGCTTGCGACCGGACGGGCGGCGCTGGCGCCGTGTACGCCGCTCGGCTGCGTGATTCTCGCCAAGACCGTGCACGAGCGGCTGCGCGGGCTCAACGTCGTGGTGGTCGGTCGCTCCACGATCGTCGGCCGGCCCGCCGCGCAGCTCTTCCTCAAAGAGGATTGCACGGTCACCATCGCCCATTCGGCGACGAAGGACCTGCCCGCGGTGTGCCGCAGCGCCGACATTCTCGTCGTTGCCGTGGGGCGTCCCTTGATGGTCAAGGGCGATTGGGTGAAGCCCGGCGCGACGGTGCTCGATGTCGGCATCAACCGCGTCGAGAAGCCGGAAGGCGGTACGCGGCTCGTCGGCGACGTGGATTTCGAGAGCGCGAAGAGCGTCGCCGGCGCGATCACGCCCGTCCCGGGCGGTGTCGGCCCGATGACCATCGCCTGCCTGCTCGCGAACACGCTGACCTGCGCCCGGATGGCGTCCGGGCTCGCCGCCGCGGCGTGA
- the purU gene encoding formyltetrahydrofolate deformylase — protein sequence MATATDQVILALSCPNRPGIVAAVSTYLFESRCNIQEASQYDDPDSGRFFMRVVLNAVGAPVAVEDLKTGFAPIAERFQMAWTMRARGELRRVMLLVSKFDHCLTDLLYRWRIGEIPMIVTGIIANHSRDTYAHIDLDGIPFHHLPVTKETKLEQETRIWDLVKETRSEVVVLARYMQVLSDGLAAKLKGRCINIHHSFLPGFKGAKPYHQAHERGVKLIGATAHYVTSDLDEGPIIEQDVERISHQATPDDLVRKGRDIERRVLARALSWHLEDRVILNGKRTVVFPS from the coding sequence ATGGCGACCGCGACCGATCAGGTGATCCTCGCGCTGTCCTGCCCCAACCGGCCCGGCATCGTTGCCGCGGTTTCGACCTATCTGTTCGAGAGCCGCTGCAACATCCAGGAAGCGAGCCAGTACGACGATCCCGACAGCGGCCGCTTCTTCATGCGCGTGGTGCTCAATGCCGTCGGCGCGCCGGTCGCGGTCGAGGATCTCAAGACCGGCTTCGCGCCGATCGCCGAGCGCTTCCAGATGGCGTGGACGATGCGGGCGCGGGGCGAACTGCGCCGCGTCATGCTGCTCGTCTCGAAGTTCGACCATTGCCTCACCGATCTGCTCTATCGCTGGCGGATCGGCGAGATTCCGATGATCGTGACCGGCATCATCGCCAACCATTCGCGCGACACCTATGCCCACATCGACCTCGACGGGATTCCCTTCCATCACCTGCCGGTGACGAAGGAGACCAAGCTCGAGCAGGAAACCCGCATCTGGGATCTCGTGAAGGAGACCCGCAGCGAGGTCGTCGTGCTCGCGCGCTACATGCAGGTGCTGTCGGACGGCCTCGCCGCGAAGCTCAAGGGCCGCTGCATCAACATCCACCATTCCTTCCTGCCGGGCTTCAAGGGTGCCAAGCCCTATCACCAGGCGCACGAGCGCGGCGTGAAGCTGATCGGCGCGACCGCCCATTACGTCACCTCGGACCTCGACGAAGGTCCGATCATCGAGCAGGACGTCGAGCGCATCTCGCATCAGGCGACGCCGGACGACCTCGTCCGCAAGGGCCGTGACATCGAACGCCGGGTGCTCGCCCGGGCGCTGTCCTGGCACCTCGAGGACCGCGTGATCCTCAACGGCAAGCGCACCGTCGTCTTCCCGAGCTGA
- the glnT gene encoding type III glutamate--ammonia ligase — MAIDLVKAAKDGGIKYFLISYTDLFGAQRAKLVPAAAIGEMAKAGAGFAGFATWLDMSPADSDLFAVPDPDSLIQLPWKPEVGWLAADLWMDGKEVEHAPRNTLKRLVGKAAKQGYELKSGVECEFFLTTRDGTLISDDADTQEKPCYDQMALMRRYDVITEICDAMLGLGWRPYQNDHEDANGQFEMNWHYDTALLTADRHAFFKYMVKSIAEKHGLRATFMPKPFMNLTGSGCHAHVSLWKGKTNLFEDDKGELGVSALGYNFIGGLIHNAAAICALTNPTVNSYKRINAPRTLSGATWSPNSITYTGNNRTHMIRIPEGGRFEFRLGDGAANPYLLQAALLAAGLDGIAEKRDPGKRLDINMYTEGHKVRGAKLLPLNLLDALRAFEKSPILADAFGAEFVTAYSKLKHQEWNAYARHLTQWERDNTLDC, encoded by the coding sequence ATGGCGATTGATCTGGTGAAGGCCGCCAAGGATGGCGGCATCAAATATTTCCTCATCTCCTATACCGACCTGTTCGGCGCCCAGCGCGCCAAGCTGGTGCCGGCCGCCGCGATCGGCGAGATGGCGAAGGCGGGCGCCGGCTTCGCCGGGTTCGCCACGTGGCTCGACATGAGCCCCGCCGATTCCGACCTGTTCGCCGTGCCGGATCCCGACAGCCTGATCCAGCTTCCCTGGAAGCCGGAAGTCGGTTGGCTCGCCGCCGATCTCTGGATGGACGGCAAGGAGGTCGAGCACGCTCCGCGCAACACGCTCAAGCGTCTCGTCGGCAAGGCGGCGAAGCAGGGCTACGAGCTGAAATCCGGCGTCGAGTGCGAGTTCTTCCTGACGACTCGTGACGGCACGCTCATCAGTGACGACGCCGACACCCAGGAGAAGCCCTGCTACGACCAGATGGCCTTGATGCGTCGCTACGACGTCATCACCGAGATCTGCGACGCGATGCTCGGCCTCGGCTGGCGGCCCTATCAGAACGACCACGAGGACGCCAACGGCCAGTTCGAGATGAACTGGCACTACGACACGGCGCTGCTCACCGCCGACCGCCATGCCTTCTTCAAGTACATGGTGAAGTCGATCGCCGAGAAGCACGGACTTCGCGCGACCTTCATGCCGAAGCCGTTCATGAACCTGACCGGCAGCGGCTGCCACGCCCACGTCTCGCTGTGGAAGGGCAAGACCAACCTGTTCGAGGACGACAAGGGCGAGCTCGGCGTCTCGGCGCTCGGCTACAACTTCATCGGCGGCCTCATCCACAACGCCGCCGCGATCTGCGCGCTGACCAACCCGACGGTCAATTCCTACAAGCGCATCAACGCGCCGCGGACGCTCTCCGGCGCGACCTGGTCGCCGAATTCGATCACCTACACCGGCAACAACCGCACCCACATGATCCGCATTCCGGAAGGCGGGCGGTTCGAGTTCCGGCTCGGCGACGGCGCGGCGAACCCCTATCTGCTGCAGGCGGCGCTGCTCGCCGCCGGCCTCGACGGCATCGCCGAGAAGCGCGATCCCGGCAAGCGCCTCGACATCAACATGTACACGGAAGGCCACAAGGTGCGCGGCGCCAAGCTGTTACCCTTGAACCTGCTCGATGCGCTGCGCGCCTTCGAGAAGTCGCCGATCCTCGCCGACGCGTTCGGGGCGGAGTTCGTCACCGCCTATTCGAAGCTGAAGCACCAGGAATGGAACGCCTACGCCCGCCACCTGACCCAGTGGGAGCGCGACAACACGCTCGATTGCTGA
- a CDS encoding FMN-binding glutamate synthase family protein: MNDVPKIPRTVPRKSATFDDYTLSEIRRAAATGIYDIRGGGAKRKLPHFDDLLFLGASISRYPLEGYRERCGTEVVLGTRFAKKPIHLKIPITIAGMSFGSLSGPAKEALGRGASAMGTSTTTGDGGMTPEERGHSSLLVYQYLPSRYGMNPDDLRKADAIEVVVGQGAKPGGGGMLLGQKISPRVAKMRTLPEGIDQRSACRHPDWTGPDDLEIKIEELREITDWEKPIYVKVGAARPYYDTALAVKSGADVVVVDGMQGGTAATQEVFIENVGLPTLAAVRQCVQALQDLDMHRKVQLIVSGGIRNGADVAKALALGADAVSIGTAALVALGDNDPHYEAEYEALGTVAGAYDDWHEGRDPAGITTQDPELMKRLDPVLAGRRLANYLAVMTLEAQTIARACGKSHVHNLEPEDLVALTIEAAAMARVPLAGTDWIPGLTKGL; the protein is encoded by the coding sequence ATGAATGACGTCCCGAAGATACCGCGCACGGTCCCCCGCAAGTCGGCGACCTTCGACGATTATACGCTGTCGGAAATCCGGCGCGCCGCCGCGACCGGCATCTACGACATCCGCGGCGGCGGGGCGAAGCGCAAGCTGCCGCACTTCGACGACCTCCTGTTCCTCGGCGCCTCGATCAGCCGCTATCCGCTCGAAGGCTATCGCGAGCGCTGCGGCACCGAGGTGGTGCTCGGCACGCGGTTCGCGAAGAAGCCGATCCACCTCAAGATCCCGATCACCATCGCCGGCATGAGCTTCGGCTCGCTGTCGGGTCCGGCCAAGGAAGCGCTCGGCCGCGGCGCCTCGGCGATGGGCACCTCGACGACCACCGGCGACGGCGGCATGACGCCGGAGGAGCGCGGTCATTCGAGCCTCCTCGTCTATCAATATCTGCCGTCGCGCTACGGCATGAACCCGGACGACCTGCGCAAGGCCGACGCCATCGAAGTGGTGGTCGGGCAGGGCGCCAAGCCCGGCGGCGGCGGCATGCTGCTCGGGCAGAAGATCTCGCCGCGCGTCGCCAAGATGCGCACGCTCCCCGAAGGCATCGACCAGCGCTCGGCCTGCCGGCATCCCGACTGGACCGGCCCGGACGACCTCGAGATCAAGATCGAGGAGCTGCGCGAGATCACAGATTGGGAGAAGCCGATCTATGTGAAGGTCGGTGCCGCGCGGCCCTATTACGACACCGCGCTCGCGGTGAAGTCGGGCGCCGACGTCGTCGTGGTCGACGGCATGCAGGGCGGCACCGCGGCGACCCAGGAGGTCTTCATCGAGAATGTCGGTCTTCCGACGCTCGCTGCCGTCCGCCAGTGCGTCCAGGCGCTCCAGGACCTCGACATGCACCGCAAGGTGCAGCTCATCGTCTCGGGCGGTATCCGCAACGGGGCCGACGTGGCGAAGGCGCTTGCGCTCGGCGCCGACGCGGTGTCGATCGGCACCGCCGCCTTGGTCGCGCTCGGCGACAACGATCCGCATTACGAGGCGGAATATGAGGCGCTCGGCACCGTCGCCGGGGCCTACGACGATTGGCACGAGGGCCGCGATCCGGCCGGCATCACGACCCAGGACCCCGAGCTCATGAAGCGGCTCGATCCGGTGCTGGCCGGCCGGCGGCTCGCCAACTATCTCGCCGTGATGACGCTCGAGGCCCAGACCATCGCGCGCGCCTGCGGCAAGAGCCACGTGCACAATCTCGAGCCGGAAGACCTCGTGGCGCTGACCATCGAGGCCGCCGCGATGGCCCGGGTGCCGCTCGCCGGCACCGACTGGATCCCGGGGCTCACCAAGGGTCTCTGA
- a CDS encoding GltB/FmdC/FwdC-like GXGXG domain-containing protein: MNVRSEALKVAPSVLTTHLIDLASASVRDLNTALHALKHDTNETAWRVIHPRGRHAVAVGIDAPISVEIDGNVGYYCGGMNKLATVLVNGNAGVGVAENIMSGFVHVKGDASQAAGATGCGGFLLIDGNASARCGISMKGVDIVVKGSVGHMSAFMAQAGTLTVLGDAGESLGDSIYEARLYVRGSVTSLGADCIEKEMRDEHKAQLHEKLAAAGLAGEVDVSDFKRYGSARTLYHFHVDNVSSY; the protein is encoded by the coding sequence ATGAACGTCCGCTCTGAAGCTTTGAAGGTCGCCCCGAGCGTGCTCACCACTCATCTGATCGATCTCGCCTCCGCGAGCGTGCGTGACCTCAACACCGCGCTCCACGCCCTCAAGCACGACACCAACGAAACCGCATGGCGGGTCATCCATCCCCGCGGTCGCCATGCGGTGGCGGTCGGCATCGATGCTCCGATCTCCGTCGAGATCGACGGCAACGTCGGCTACTATTGCGGCGGCATGAACAAACTCGCGACCGTTCTCGTGAACGGCAATGCGGGCGTCGGCGTCGCCGAGAACATCATGTCCGGCTTCGTCCACGTGAAGGGCGACGCCAGTCAGGCCGCCGGTGCCACCGGCTGCGGCGGCTTCCTCCTCATCGACGGCAACGCCTCGGCGCGCTGCGGCATCTCGATGAAGGGCGTCGACATCGTCGTGAAGGGCTCGGTCGGCCACATGTCGGCCTTCATGGCCCAGGCCGGTACGCTGACCGTGCTCGGCGACGCGGGCGAAAGCCTCGGCGACTCGATCTACGAGGCCCGGCTCTATGTCCGCGGCAGCGTGACGAGCCTCGGTGCGGACTGCATCGAGAAGGAGATGCGCGACGAGCACAAGGCGCAGCTTCACGAGAAGCTCGCGGCGGCCGGCCTCGCCGGTGAAGTCGATGTCTCCGACTTCAAGCGCTACGGCTCGGCCCGCACGCTCTACCATTTCCACGTCGACAATGTTTCGAGCTATTGA
- a CDS encoding class II glutamine amidotransferase gives MCGIVGLFLKDEALAPELGSMLSTMLGVMCDRGPDSAGFAVYGNRQDGRLKLTLRGPEGTDFAALAKTLEVAAGGPVAVAPRATHAVIAIPADREEAVRAALAAAAPHIAVVGAGTRMELYKEVGLPSEVARRFHLETMTGSHGIGHTRMATESAVTTDGAHPFSTGIDQCLVHNGSLSNHRTIRRRLEKEGIPVATDNDSEVAAAYLTYRMGEGASLGQALEASLKDLDGFYTFVVGTESGFGVLRDPIACKPAVMAETDRYVAFGSEYRALVDLPGIEDAKVWEPEPAKVYFWDRAA, from the coding sequence ATGTGCGGCATCGTGGGACTGTTTCTCAAGGACGAGGCGCTCGCGCCCGAGCTCGGGTCGATGCTGTCGACCATGCTCGGCGTGATGTGCGACCGCGGGCCGGATTCGGCCGGCTTCGCGGTGTACGGCAACCGCCAGGACGGCCGCCTGAAGCTGACGCTGCGCGGACCCGAGGGCACCGATTTCGCCGCGCTCGCGAAGACGCTCGAGGTCGCCGCCGGCGGGCCGGTGGCGGTCGCGCCGCGGGCGACCCACGCGGTGATCGCCATTCCCGCCGATCGCGAGGAGGCCGTGCGCGCCGCGCTCGCCGCCGCCGCGCCGCACATCGCGGTGGTTGGCGCCGGCACCCGCATGGAGCTCTACAAGGAGGTCGGGCTGCCGAGCGAGGTCGCCCGCCGCTTCCATCTCGAGACCATGACCGGCAGCCACGGCATCGGCCACACCCGCATGGCGACCGAGAGCGCCGTGACGACCGACGGCGCCCACCCGTTCTCGACCGGCATCGACCAGTGCCTCGTCCACAACGGCTCGCTGTCGAACCACCGCACGATCCGCCGCCGGCTCGAGAAGGAAGGCATTCCGGTCGCGACCGACAACGATTCCGAGGTCGCCGCCGCCTACCTGACGTACCGGATGGGCGAGGGCGCGAGCCTCGGCCAGGCCCTCGAGGCTTCGCTGAAGGATCTCGACGGCTTCTACACCTTCGTCGTCGGCACCGAATCCGGCTTCGGCGTGCTGCGCGATCCGATCGCCTGCAAGCCCGCCGTCATGGCCGAGACCGACCGCTATGTCGCGTTCGGCTCCGAATATCGCGCGCTCGTCGACCTGCCGGGCATCGAGGATGCCAAGGTCTGGGAGCCGGAGCCCGCCAAGGTCTATTTCTGGGATCGCGCGGCATGA